From the Manihot esculenta cultivar AM560-2 chromosome 3, M.esculenta_v8, whole genome shotgun sequence genome, one window contains:
- the LOC110607270 gene encoding uncharacterized protein LOC110607270, protein MCKVFPTTLTGPARAWFNSLEAGSIQSFSDLANIFISRFIAGVPADRKTSYLETVRQKKNESLREYVARFNTEALQIPELDEGRAVEAMQKGTTSPEFFGSLCRKLPISLAKLMKRAKKYIRHDDALTTSIFAEEATERRKVPEERRSDRHERRTDRHEKRSNRGPEIYKQPWDRREHRPPLWIPEAIIPLNAFRAEVLIAVQDKEFLQWPKPMKAEANWRDPHKYCQYHRTHGHDTNDCYQMISEIERLIKRGHLRNFVKKPEGERPQRNPTVE, encoded by the coding sequence atgtgcaaggtattccctacaACGCTTACAGGCCCAGCGAGAGCCTGGTTCAATAGCCTGGAGGCCGGGAGCATCCAAAGTTTCAGTGACCTCGCCAACATCTTTATCAGCCGGTTTATAGCAGGGGTGCCGGCTGACAGGAAAACCAGTTACCTGGAGACTGTCAGGCAAAAGAAGAACGAGTCCTTAAGGGAATATGtagctcgtttcaatacggaggccctacaGATACCCGAGCTAGACGAAGGAAGAGCTGTAGAAGCTATGCAGAAGGGGACCACATCCCCGGAGTTTTTTGGCTCGCTATGCCGGAAACTGCCCATTTCTTTGGCGAAACTGATGAAGAGAGCgaaaaaatacataaggcatGATGATGCCTTAACAACCAGCATATTTGCTGAGGAAGCAACCGAAAGGAGAAAAGTGCCGGAAGAAAGGAGGTCAGACAGACATGAAAGGAGAACGGACAGGCATGAGAAGAGATCGAATAGGGGGCCCGAGATATACAAACAACCTTGGGACAGAAGAGAGCATAGGCCACCCCTGTGGATCCCAGAAGCAATCATCCCCCTAAATGCCTTTAGAGCCGAGGTGCTTATAGCAGTCCAGGACAAAGAATTTCTTcagtggcccaaacccatgAAGGCAGAAGCAAATTGGAGGGATCCTcacaaatattgtcagtaccatcgcACTCATGGCCACGATACTAATGACTGCTACCAAATGATTAGTGAAATAGAAAGACTGATAAAGAGAGGCCACCTCCGaaactttgtgaagaaacctGAGGGAGAAAGACCTCAGCGAAACCCTACAGTAGAATAG